A window of the Desulforapulum autotrophicum HRM2 genome harbors these coding sequences:
- the icmF gene encoding fused isobutyryl-CoA mutase/GTPase IcmF: MEQIADIYRAENAVRVVTATALFDGHDASINIMRRMLQDSGAEVIHIGHNRSAREVVEAAIEEDAQGIAVSSYQGGHVEYFKYMVDLLRENNASHIHVFGGGGGVIVPEEMKELHAYGVTRIYSPDDGARIGLQGIINDQIKTMDFSTVDFERLDYGRLNVDEKYVTANFITAVQNAKERNDGSLATILAGLAKIRNDKNPPVIGLTGTGGAGKSSLTDELILRMLMDLKDVNIAILSCDPSRRKTGGALLGDRIRLNSIENGRVYMRSLATREAQSELPASLAEAIEVVKAAGYDIILAETAGIGQGDSRIIDLVDLSVYVMTAEFGAPSQLEKIDMLDYADIVVINKFEKRGSEDALRDVRKQVQRNRKAWDIDAADLPVYGTIASKFNDDGVTAFYHGILDLLARNKGVVYESGLGRTSTKTSSSKTIIIPSERTRYLSEIADTVRDYHKKTDEQADALRKRWHLTETEKELKETLSDDIGAMLETFKRSINEANDKIDGETDDLLAQWDGINEAYHQDELVYTVRDKDIRLPLSTVSLCHSKIPKVCIPKYKDPGELFKWMRKENVPGSFPYTAGVFPLKRVDEDPTRMFAGEGGPADTNKRFRFLSSSYPAKRLSTAFDSVTLYGQDPDTRPDIYGKIGTSGVSICTLDDVKVLYSGFDLCAPNTSVSMTINGPAPMMLAMFMNTAIDQQMDKFRSEKGREPSASEAAEIRQYAVSTVRGTVQADILKEDQGQNTCIFSIEFALKMMGDIQQYFIDNAVRNFYSVSISGYHIAEAGANPITQLALTLANGFTYVEYYLSRGMAIDSFAPSLSFFFSNGMEPEYTVMGRVARRIWSVAMRYLYKGKEGSQKLKYHIQTSGRSLHAQDIQFNDIRTTLQALCAVYDNCNSLHTNAFDEAITTPSGESVRRALAIQLILNREWGLAKNENPLQGSFIVDELTDLVEEAVLKAFDSITERGGVLGAMESGYQRGKIQEESMYYELRKHSGDLPIVGVNTFQDPEANYDEIMSCIELSRGTTEQKDDQLKRLADFKERHGQEALDAVVKLQQTALDGGNVFAELMETVKHCSLGTITQALYDVGGKYRRNM; this comes from the coding sequence ATGGAGCAGATAGCAGACATTTACAGGGCTGAAAATGCCGTGCGGGTCGTTACAGCCACCGCCCTTTTTGATGGTCACGATGCATCCATCAACATTATGCGACGGATGCTTCAGGACTCGGGTGCCGAGGTGATTCACATTGGTCATAACCGGTCGGCCAGGGAAGTAGTTGAGGCGGCCATTGAAGAGGATGCCCAGGGTATTGCCGTTTCAAGTTATCAGGGCGGCCATGTTGAGTATTTCAAGTACATGGTCGATCTGTTGAGGGAGAATAACGCCTCCCACATCCATGTGTTTGGTGGCGGTGGCGGTGTCATTGTTCCGGAGGAGATGAAGGAACTCCACGCCTATGGCGTCACCCGGATCTATTCGCCGGACGATGGCGCCAGGATCGGACTTCAGGGGATTATCAACGACCAGATCAAAACCATGGATTTTTCCACGGTGGATTTTGAGCGCCTTGACTATGGACGGCTTAATGTTGACGAGAAGTATGTAACGGCAAATTTCATCACTGCGGTCCAGAACGCCAAAGAGCGGAACGACGGTTCCCTTGCGACCATACTGGCCGGACTTGCAAAGATCAGGAACGATAAAAACCCGCCGGTCATTGGTCTTACGGGAACGGGTGGGGCAGGCAAATCGTCGTTGACCGACGAACTGATCCTCCGGATGCTCATGGATTTAAAGGATGTGAACATCGCCATTTTGAGCTGCGATCCCTCGAGAAGAAAGACCGGGGGCGCCCTTCTTGGCGACAGAATCCGCTTGAACTCCATTGAAAACGGAAGGGTCTACATGCGATCCCTTGCCACAAGGGAAGCCCAGTCCGAGCTTCCGGCATCCCTTGCCGAGGCCATTGAGGTGGTCAAGGCCGCAGGATATGACATCATTCTGGCCGAGACCGCAGGCATTGGCCAGGGTGATTCCAGGATCATTGATCTTGTGGATCTCTCCGTGTACGTGATGACAGCGGAATTCGGTGCCCCCTCCCAGCTTGAAAAGATTGACATGCTCGACTACGCAGATATCGTGGTGATCAACAAGTTTGAAAAACGGGGCAGCGAAGACGCCCTGCGGGATGTGAGAAAACAGGTCCAGAGAAACAGAAAGGCCTGGGACATCGATGCTGCCGACCTTCCTGTTTACGGCACCATCGCCTCCAAGTTCAACGACGACGGGGTCACGGCCTTCTACCACGGGATTCTGGACCTGCTTGCCCGGAATAAAGGGGTGGTGTATGAGTCAGGTCTTGGACGGACCAGCACCAAGACGTCTAGCTCAAAAACCATTATTATTCCGTCCGAGCGGACCCGCTATCTTTCCGAGATCGCCGATACGGTCAGGGACTATCATAAAAAAACCGACGAACAGGCCGATGCCCTGCGAAAACGATGGCATCTGACGGAAACGGAAAAAGAGCTTAAAGAGACCCTGTCCGATGATATCGGAGCAATGCTTGAGACCTTTAAGCGATCGATCAACGAAGCCAACGACAAAATTGACGGTGAAACGGACGATCTTCTCGCCCAGTGGGATGGAATCAACGAAGCATACCATCAGGATGAACTTGTTTATACGGTCAGGGACAAAGATATACGTTTGCCCCTTTCAACCGTCTCCCTTTGCCACTCCAAGATTCCCAAGGTGTGTATCCCCAAATACAAGGATCCGGGTGAATTGTTCAAGTGGATGAGAAAAGAGAATGTACCGGGCAGTTTTCCATACACGGCGGGTGTTTTTCCCCTGAAAAGGGTGGATGAGGATCCCACCCGAATGTTTGCCGGCGAAGGCGGTCCTGCCGACACCAATAAGCGGTTCAGGTTTCTATCGTCAAGCTATCCTGCAAAGAGACTCTCAACGGCGTTTGATTCCGTAACCCTCTACGGCCAGGATCCTGACACCCGGCCGGACATCTACGGTAAAATCGGCACCTCCGGGGTGAGCATCTGTACCCTGGATGATGTCAAAGTGCTCTACAGCGGGTTTGATCTGTGCGCCCCGAATACCTCGGTTTCCATGACCATTAACGGCCCGGCCCCCATGATGCTGGCCATGTTCATGAATACGGCCATTGACCAGCAGATGGACAAGTTTCGCAGCGAAAAGGGCAGGGAACCTTCGGCATCCGAGGCTGCCGAGATTCGTCAGTATGCCGTTTCAACGGTCAGGGGAACGGTTCAGGCCGATATCCTCAAGGAGGATCAGGGACAGAATACCTGCATCTTCTCCATTGAGTTTGCATTAAAGATGATGGGCGATATCCAGCAGTACTTTATTGACAACGCCGTCAGAAATTTTTATTCGGTTTCCATCTCGGGTTACCACATTGCAGAGGCCGGTGCCAACCCCATTACCCAGCTCGCCCTGACCCTGGCCAACGGGTTCACCTATGTGGAGTACTATCTTTCCAGGGGCATGGCCATTGACAGTTTTGCCCCGTCCCTGTCGTTTTTCTTTTCCAACGGCATGGAGCCCGAATATACTGTCATGGGACGGGTGGCGAGAAGGATCTGGTCCGTTGCCATGCGTTACCTGTACAAGGGCAAGGAAGGTTCCCAGAAACTCAAGTATCATATCCAGACCTCGGGCCGATCGCTCCACGCTCAGGATATCCAGTTCAACGATATCCGGACCACCCTCCAGGCATTGTGCGCCGTGTATGACAACTGCAACAGCCTTCACACCAACGCCTTTGACGAAGCCATTACCACCCCGTCGGGCGAATCGGTCCGTCGGGCCCTTGCCATCCAGCTCATCCTCAACCGGGAGTGGGGCCTTGCCAAGAACGAAAATCCCCTCCAGGGCAGTTTTATCGTGGACGAGCTCACCGACCTTGTGGAAGAGGCCGTGCTCAAGGCGTTTGACAGCATCACAGAAAGGGGCGGTGTCCTCGGCGCCATGGAGTCCGGCTACCAGCGGGGCAAGATCCAGGAAGAATCCATGTACTATGAGCTTAGGAAGCATTCTGGAGATCTACCCATTGTGGGAGTCAACACCTTCCAGGACCCGGAAGCCAACTATGACGAGATCATGTCCTGCATTGAGCTTTCCCGGGGCACAACCGAGCAGAAGGACGATCAGCTCAAGCGTCTTGCCGATTTTAAGGAACGCCATGGACAAGAGGCCTTGGACGCCGTTGTTAAGCTCCAGCAGACAGCCCTTGACGGCGGCAACGTGTTTGCTGAACTCATGGAGACGGTAAAGCATTGTTCCCTTGGAACCATTACCCAGGCCCTTTACGATGTGGGCGGCAAGTACCGGCGGAACATGTAA
- a CDS encoding TetR/AcrR family transcriptional regulator, with protein sequence MKKGELKEIRKDQSEVPTQIKNPELVVERRRQIVDSTVHLFVEHGYHKTTTRMIAKAAGFSIGSLYEYVGSKEDVLYLVCEAIHAEVERAVEATLSGEVRGKETLAEVIREYFHVCDSMSDHVLLMYQVTQFLPKKWQIRALENELRITDIFVQVINKLSGKVDFPLVEEKTVTMLAHNISVLGHMWAFRRWDLARHFTIDEYIEYQTDFVLGRLIA encoded by the coding sequence AAGGAAAGATCAAAGCGAAGTTCCAACCCAGATAAAAAATCCTGAACTTGTGGTTGAAAGAAGGCGGCAGATTGTGGATTCAACCGTGCATCTTTTTGTGGAGCATGGTTACCACAAGACCACCACCCGGATGATCGCAAAGGCTGCAGGGTTTTCCATTGGAAGCCTGTATGAGTATGTGGGGTCAAAGGAGGATGTGCTTTACCTCGTGTGTGAGGCCATCCATGCCGAGGTGGAAAGGGCTGTGGAAGCGACACTTTCCGGCGAAGTCAGGGGAAAAGAGACCCTGGCTGAGGTGATTCGGGAGTATTTTCACGTATGCGACAGCATGTCTGACCATGTGCTTTTGATGTACCAGGTAACCCAGTTCCTTCCCAAAAAATGGCAGATCCGGGCCCTTGAAAATGAGTTAAGAATTACAGATATTTTTGTCCAGGTGATCAATAAACTTTCGGGCAAGGTCGATTTCCCGTTGGTCGAGGAAAAGACCGTTACCATGCTTGCCCACAATATTTCGGTGCTTGGCCATATGTGGGCCTTCAGGCGCTGGGATCTTGCACGACATTTTACCATAGATGAATATATAGAGTATCAGACCGATTTTGTTCTTGGACGGTTGATTGCCTGA
- a CDS encoding acetyl-CoA C-acetyltransferase, with amino-acid sequence MKKAVIVSAARTPLGSFGGSLSTTGATDLGAHAINAAIERAGIDKEIIDECIMGLVLPCGYGQNPGKQAAVKAGLPWAVEAITINKVCGSSLKAVMLAAQAIQCGDADVVVAGGMETMSMAPYYMEKARWGHRMGPGTIQDHMVHDGLWDIVNDFHMGMSNELCCERWDVSREDQDRFAAKSYRRACEAIKMGRFADQISPVTIAQRKGDPKIFDTDECPQETSFEALSRMKSAFKKDGMGTAGNASIISDGAAAVVVMSQERAKALGCTILAEIGAQASFGIDMKYVLMAPIYAIPKVLDKEGITLQDVDLFEINEAFSGSSTGINKVLELDPEKVNVNGGSVALGHPIGASGARVLTTLLYEMQRRDLKTGLASLCLGGGEAVAMVVNR; translated from the coding sequence ATGAAAAAGGCAGTAATAGTCAGTGCGGCAAGGACTCCCCTGGGCAGCTTTGGCGGCAGTTTGAGCACGACAGGTGCCACAGATTTGGGTGCCCATGCCATTAATGCGGCCATTGAGCGGGCCGGCATCGATAAAGAGATCATTGACGAGTGCATTATGGGCCTGGTTCTGCCCTGCGGATACGGCCAGAATCCAGGCAAACAGGCCGCCGTCAAGGCGGGGCTTCCCTGGGCGGTTGAAGCCATCACCATCAACAAGGTGTGCGGGTCTTCCCTCAAGGCCGTGATGCTTGCAGCCCAGGCCATCCAGTGCGGGGATGCCGATGTGGTGGTTGCAGGGGGCATGGAAACCATGAGCATGGCACCCTACTACATGGAAAAGGCCAGGTGGGGGCATCGCATGGGGCCGGGTACCATCCAGGACCACATGGTCCATGACGGGCTGTGGGATATTGTCAATGATTTCCACATGGGCATGTCCAACGAGCTTTGCTGCGAGCGGTGGGATGTTTCCCGGGAAGATCAGGACCGGTTTGCAGCAAAATCCTATCGCAGGGCGTGTGAGGCCATTAAAATGGGTCGGTTTGCGGATCAGATTTCTCCAGTTACAATTGCCCAGCGAAAGGGCGATCCAAAAATTTTTGACACGGATGAATGTCCCCAGGAGACGAGTTTTGAGGCCCTTTCCAGGATGAAATCCGCCTTTAAGAAGGACGGCATGGGAACGGCCGGTAACGCCTCCATTATCAGCGACGGGGCCGCAGCCGTTGTGGTAATGAGTCAGGAACGGGCAAAGGCCCTTGGTTGCACCATACTGGCTGAAATCGGTGCCCAGGCATCCTTTGGGATTGATATGAAGTACGTGCTCATGGCACCGATTTACGCCATCCCAAAAGTGCTTGACAAGGAAGGCATTACCCTCCAGGATGTGGATTTGTTTGAGATCAACGAGGCATTCAGCGGCAGTTCCACTGGTATCAACAAGGTGCTTGAGCTTGATCCTGAAAAGGTGAACGTCAACGGCGGGTCCGTGGCACTGGGCCATCCCATTGGTGCAAGCGGGGCAAGGGTGCTTACCACTTTGCTCTATGAAATGCAGCGTCGGGATTTAAAGACGGGTCTAGCTTCTCTCTGCCTTGGCGGTGGAGAGGCTGTGGCAATGGTAGTCAACCGATAA
- a CDS encoding M24 family metallopeptidase: MTEYTRGVPVAELKPRIQAFQALLHKRGVDAAIIVQKSDFFYLTGTNQQGWLYVPREGQPLLMIFKEFVRAKAESALERIVDLVSPKKIPGVLETLGYPKPKILGMELDVLPTNLFFQYRSIFDTARIVDISIDIRMLRAVKSPYEIAMIRRAAALSDKLAARVPELLEPGKTEITLAGELEAYARSLGHQGLVKMRLWGSELFYGHLLSGPSGGVPSYLASPTGGSGTSPATGQGAGHRRLGRNEPILVDYVFALDGYLSDHARIFSIGKLPDDMLKAHNAMLEVQDVAKCRGIPGIQAGELYEIMVAAAADRGYAANFMGVGDRRIRFTGHGIGLELDEFPFIAKGQTLILEPNMVIAMEPKVVLPGRGVVGIENSLVVTPSGLESLSSIQEDVVVV, from the coding sequence ATGACGGAATACACAAGGGGCGTTCCAGTTGCGGAGCTCAAACCCAGAATCCAAGCCTTCCAGGCGCTCCTCCACAAGAGGGGGGTTGATGCCGCAATCATCGTTCAAAAGTCTGATTTCTTCTATCTCACCGGAACCAATCAACAGGGCTGGCTCTATGTCCCCAGGGAAGGCCAGCCCCTCTTGATGATATTCAAGGAATTTGTCAGGGCAAAGGCTGAATCTGCCTTGGAGAGAATAGTTGACCTTGTCAGCCCAAAGAAGATCCCCGGGGTCCTTGAAACCCTGGGTTATCCAAAGCCCAAAATCCTTGGAATGGAGCTGGATGTCCTTCCAACTAATCTTTTCTTTCAGTACCGTTCGATCTTTGACACGGCCCGGATTGTTGACATCTCCATTGATATCCGAATGCTCAGGGCCGTGAAATCTCCCTATGAGATCGCCATGATTCGCCGTGCCGCAGCACTGTCTGACAAGCTTGCAGCCCGGGTGCCTGAACTGCTTGAACCTGGAAAGACGGAGATCACCCTGGCAGGAGAGCTTGAAGCCTATGCCAGGAGTCTGGGGCACCAGGGCCTTGTCAAGATGAGGCTCTGGGGCAGCGAGCTTTTCTACGGCCATTTGTTGAGCGGGCCTTCAGGCGGTGTTCCAAGCTATCTGGCTTCGCCCACCGGGGGAAGTGGTACCTCACCTGCAACGGGCCAGGGGGCAGGTCATCGAAGGCTCGGTCGCAACGAACCCATCCTTGTGGATTATGTGTTTGCCCTGGATGGTTATCTGTCGGACCATGCCAGGATTTTCTCCATTGGTAAACTTCCCGACGACATGCTCAAGGCCCACAATGCCATGCTTGAAGTCCAGGATGTTGCCAAATGTCGGGGAATTCCGGGTATCCAGGCAGGAGAGTTGTATGAGATCATGGTTGCGGCTGCCGCAGATCGGGGATATGCAGCCAATTTCATGGGGGTGGGAGATCGCAGAATCCGGTTTACCGGCCACGGCATAGGGCTTGAGCTGGACGAATTTCCCTTTATTGCAAAGGGCCAGACCCTTATCCTTGAGCCGAATATGGTGATTGCCATGGAGCCCAAGGTGGTTCTGCCGGGCAGGGGGGTGGTGGGTATCGAAAACTCCCTGGTTGTCACACCATCCGGTCTTGAATCCCTTTCCTCCATCCAGGAGGATGTGGTTGTGGTATAG
- a CDS encoding cytidylate kinase-like family protein produces MSIITISRGSYSRGKEVAEKLAQRLGYGCVSRDILLEASDEFNIPEIKLVRALHDAPQVIERFNNGKKRFVSFIRSSLLQHVKKDNIVYHGLAGHYFLGNIPGILKVRINADINDRVSEEMKREDISHDRALYILKKDDDERRKWGLQLYGTDTWDSRLYDVVLNIKTITVDDAIDILVNLVKKPAFQTTLESMEVINDLALASSVEAALVKIAPTVQVTCNSGTVYIARDKESGSPGNELAAVIKEVAMGTDGVREVVFQFNPAQEQNHHVNPFHNIG; encoded by the coding sequence ATGTCCATTATTACTATATCCAGGGGCTCTTACAGCCGGGGAAAAGAGGTTGCGGAAAAACTTGCCCAGCGCTTGGGCTATGGATGCGTCTCCCGGGATATCCTGCTTGAAGCATCTGATGAATTCAATATCCCCGAAATAAAGCTTGTCCGGGCCCTGCATGATGCCCCCCAGGTCATTGAACGGTTTAACAACGGCAAAAAACGATTTGTCAGTTTTATCCGTTCGTCACTGCTCCAGCATGTCAAAAAGGATAATATTGTCTACCATGGCCTTGCCGGACACTATTTTTTAGGCAACATTCCAGGCATCCTCAAGGTCAGAATCAATGCCGATATCAACGACCGGGTGTCAGAGGAAATGAAACGGGAAGATATCTCCCATGACCGGGCCCTCTATATCCTTAAGAAAGACGATGATGAACGTCGGAAATGGGGGCTTCAGCTATACGGAACAGATACCTGGGACAGCAGACTCTATGACGTGGTCCTGAACATCAAGACCATTACCGTGGATGATGCCATTGATATCCTGGTTAATCTGGTAAAAAAACCCGCTTTTCAGACAACCCTGGAATCCATGGAGGTGATCAATGACCTTGCCCTTGCAAGCAGTGTCGAAGCAGCCCTGGTAAAGATCGCACCAACGGTCCAAGTCACCTGCAACAGCGGAACCGTTTACATCGCCAGGGACAAAGAATCTGGTTCTCCAGGCAATGAACTTGCTGCCGTGATCAAAGAGGTTGCCATGGGCACTGACGGCGTCAGGGAGGTGGTTTTTCAGTTTAATCCAGCCCAGGAGCAAAATCACCATGTCAACCCGTTTCATAACATCGGATAG
- a CDS encoding MFS transporter → MLKHRSIIALNVAIFFFMFGVGMIVPLLPQKIIALTGSLQSVGYLASAFAVSFVLLQFPMGRLSDRFGFRRFLLAGYLTCSASGLFYCFSDTPEMIFFGRMLQGIGEAPLWALAPALVSILYPRSKGKVIGLYNASIHLGLTAGSAAGILVSPYWVNNESFLLFALSGLVGVLLIFVAVKNPDRKVSVTEGAVDKVAFMALVKNSSTFAVFGGIILYGAGYGIFLTVLPGFLIQDVGFSHRDIGWFFMLFYVAISLSQAIIGPLSDRYGSGKTMVLGLMAVFMGVGMFPGKGAWEIYSWLFAASFGLGGFCVSALAWLNNCVGDSLKGTVSGTFYLLWGIGFFLAPPLLGSFGKVLKTATGFSLLALCYLVQAVLLGVVLYRRNHGAKNSNTIA, encoded by the coding sequence ATGCTGAAACACCGATCCATCATTGCGCTGAATGTGGCAATCTTTTTTTTCATGTTCGGGGTCGGAATGATCGTTCCCCTGCTTCCACAAAAAATCATCGCCCTTACCGGTTCTTTACAGTCTGTGGGTTATCTGGCCTCGGCCTTTGCCGTTTCCTTTGTGCTGCTTCAGTTTCCCATGGGGCGACTCTCTGACCGGTTCGGATTCCGGAGATTTCTTTTGGCAGGCTATCTGACCTGTTCGGCATCCGGGCTTTTTTACTGTTTTTCAGACACTCCTGAAATGATCTTTTTCGGGCGAATGCTCCAGGGCATCGGGGAAGCGCCCCTGTGGGCCCTTGCTCCGGCCCTTGTCTCCATTCTTTACCCCCGTTCAAAGGGAAAGGTTATCGGGCTTTACAATGCGTCCATTCACCTGGGGCTGACAGCTGGAAGCGCTGCAGGTATTCTCGTGTCACCATACTGGGTAAACAACGAATCCTTTCTGCTGTTTGCCCTGTCAGGCCTTGTGGGAGTGCTCCTCATCTTTGTTGCAGTCAAGAATCCGGATCGAAAGGTATCCGTTACGGAAGGTGCTGTGGACAAGGTGGCGTTCATGGCCCTGGTCAAGAATTCTTCCACCTTTGCCGTGTTCGGCGGCATTATTCTTTACGGAGCCGGTTACGGCATCTTTCTCACGGTTTTGCCTGGATTTCTCATCCAGGATGTGGGATTCTCCCATAGGGATATTGGATGGTTTTTCATGCTTTTTTATGTCGCCATAAGCCTGTCACAGGCCATCATCGGCCCCCTGTCCGACCGGTATGGCTCTGGCAAGACCATGGTTCTTGGTCTGATGGCGGTTTTTATGGGGGTTGGGATGTTTCCGGGAAAGGGGGCATGGGAGATCTATTCATGGCTTTTTGCGGCAAGCTTCGGGCTCGGGGGCTTTTGTGTGTCAGCCCTGGCATGGTTGAACAACTGCGTGGGGGACTCCCTCAAGGGAACCGTGTCCGGCACCTTTTACCTGTTGTGGGGGATTGGGTTCTTTTTGGCTCCGCCGTTGCTTGGATCATTCGGGAAGGTCTTAAAAACCGCCACTGGTTTTTCTCTGCTGGCCCTTTGTTATCTTGTCCAGGCGGTTTTACTGGGCGTGGTGTTGTACCGGCGAAACCATGGGGCGAAAAATTCCAACACCATTGCCTGA
- a CDS encoding 3-hydroxybutyryl-CoA dehydrogenase, whose translation MEIEGFGVIGSGQMGNGIAQVAATSGLKVLMSDIKQEFCDKGMATITKNLDRSVSKGKLEPAERDAILGRITTTTDLGAMEAVDFVVEAAVEREDLKFKIFEDLDRFCKPHTILSTNTSSIPIGRIAARTKRPDKVIGMHFMNPVPVMKLVEVIKGLPTSEETFQTTWSLSQKFGKTPAEANDFPGFIANRILMPMINEAVFCVYQSVGKVEDIDTVMKLGMNHPMGPLALADLIGLDTCLAIMETLYDGFKDSKYRPCPLLRKYVEAGWLGRKTGKGFYDY comes from the coding sequence ATGGAAATTGAAGGATTTGGCGTCATTGGGTCAGGGCAGATGGGCAACGGCATTGCCCAGGTGGCTGCAACAAGCGGCCTCAAGGTTCTCATGAGCGATATCAAGCAGGAGTTCTGCGACAAAGGTATGGCCACCATCACAAAGAACCTTGACCGGAGCGTGTCAAAGGGAAAACTTGAACCTGCCGAGCGTGACGCCATCCTTGGAAGGATCACAACCACAACCGATCTGGGTGCCATGGAAGCGGTGGATTTTGTGGTCGAAGCGGCCGTTGAAAGGGAAGACCTTAAATTTAAGATTTTTGAGGATCTTGACCGGTTCTGCAAGCCCCACACCATTCTTTCAACCAACACCTCGTCCATTCCCATCGGCAGAATCGCGGCCAGGACAAAACGGCCCGACAAGGTGATTGGCATGCACTTCATGAACCCTGTGCCCGTGATGAAGCTTGTGGAGGTAATCAAGGGGCTGCCCACATCCGAAGAGACCTTTCAGACGACCTGGTCTCTGTCCCAAAAATTTGGTAAAACCCCGGCCGAGGCCAACGATTTCCCCGGGTTCATTGCCAATAGAATTCTCATGCCCATGATCAACGAGGCTGTTTTCTGCGTTTACCAGAGTGTTGGCAAAGTCGAGGATATTGACACGGTCATGAAGCTTGGCATGAACCACCCCATGGGACCTTTGGCCTTGGCAGATCTCATCGGGCTTGACACCTGTCTTGCCATCATGGAAACCCTGTACGATGGATTCAAGGATTCCAAATATCGACCCTGTCCCCTGCTGAGAAAGTACGTTGAGGCAGGTTGGCTTGGCAGAAAGACAGGCAAGGGATTTTACGACTATTAG